A genomic stretch from Mya arenaria isolate MELC-2E11 chromosome 10, ASM2691426v1 includes:
- the LOC128204848 gene encoding uncharacterized protein LOC128204848, translated as MADVDNEITGACMNNNELTPFKVVDLKRFLANRKLNVSGLKCELIERIKGAYRLSITDKRVLEETDREERERRATERFILPCGEGVPPPSTLKAWKSTIDLFPAVEEKDIYNYIVLKRDSKRQLKARTYYVDGHVQKVEVHLISEECSHCYVQASVLPSFPTADKRKSPEYQPWILLSKVTGCIHSAFCNCPAGEGECCNHIGALLYGLEDLTRKKTLAPTSKPCAWNNFSMLSAPRKRKLSPRKSEDLMFSKKKLYNVSVRKVSVNKNHELNSINGCTVNIDRFRQKLVGSKLNVGWLKNFEIETTENEPDLPVLHSVPFN; from the exons ATGGCCGACGTAGACAATGAGATCACTGGGGCGTGTATGAATAACAATGAGTTGACACCATTTAAGGTCGTCGATTTGAAAAGATTCCTTGCGAACCGGAAATTGAATGTATCAGGTCTTAAATGCGAATTGATTGAGAGGATAAAAGGCGCATATAGACTTTCTATAACTGACAAACGCGTGCTGGAGGAGACAGATCGGGAAGAAAGAGAGAGAAGAGCAACCGAACGCTTTATCCTCCCATGTGGCGAGGGTGTTCCACCGCCATCAACACTGAAGGCATGGAAGTCCACTATTGATCTGTTTCCTGCTGTAGAGGAAAAGGATATATACAACTACATTGTACTGAAAAGAGACTCGAAACGTCAATTGAAGGCGAGGACTTATTATGTGGACGGACATGTACAGAAAGTTGAG GTCCATCTCATAAGCGAAGAGTGCAGCCACTGTTATGTTCAAGCTTCCGTGCTGCCATCATTTCCAACTGCAGACAAAAGAAAGTCACCAGAGTACCAACCCTGGATCCTTCTGTCGAAAGTGACTGGCTGCATACACTCTGCGTTCTGCAACTGTCCAGCTGG tGAAGGTGAATGCTGCAACCATATTGGTGCCCTGCTGTATGGACTTGAAGACCTGACGCGTAAAAAAACCCTTGCTCCAACATCCAAACCCTGTGCCTGGAACAACTTCAGCATGCTGTCTGCACCACGGAAACGTAAGCTGTCGCCTAGGAAATCTGAAGATCTTATGTTCTCAAAGAAGAAACTGTACAACGTGTCAGTGCGTAaagtttctgtaaacaaaaaccATGAACTGAACTCTATCAATGGATGCACTGTTAACATTGACAGATTTAGGCAGAAACTGGTTGGTTCGAAGTTGAATGTAGGCTggttaaaaaactttgaaattgaaacaactgaaaatgaaccagatCTCCCTGTGTTACATTCTGTGCCATTCAACTAA
- the LOC128207007 gene encoding uncharacterized protein LOC128207007: MESKDSKLIKKTGRKTPKYCCICKGIYRGKVIDGRKVSLHRFPQNKRLKRVWVQRCKTVMRSFQWNEHRRLCCEHFVGFRGPSFQHTLPSMFPTETGATKTFQPTLLDEDVGDDDDGDMVNDDLDLELSNDDSIQPQLSFVSPSGHAIDTSVHLHDYCMGPVLQPQNQSFRCCDTQTENNCAVMEVQTEESFLGKTADFSSQTEHSTRDFGVQCQLPMLTYDDVKYNDDLVSFYTGIPNRVVFEALFDEIKDEAEVRTSRRKLNYKDSDGGRPRTLSVLDEFFMVLMRLRLGLLFEDLGTRFCISTSQCSDIVERWINYLHVQLSFLVQWPSREVVKNNMPEQFKEKYSNTRIIIDCTEIYSETSSSLSLKSLMYSDYKSHMTHKILVGISPNGVVTFVSDCWVGCTSDKKLTEKCGLLDLLEEGDAIMVDKGFTITDLTTPRGIHLIIPPFKQKGKQFSKREVLLTKDIASLRIHVERQMERIKNFRILHGNIPITQSRRISKVFKICTYLTNLWPPLVQ; this comes from the exons ATGGAAAGTAAAGATTCAAAACTAATAAAGAAAACGGGCAGGAAAACCCCTAAGTACTGTTGTATTTGTAAAGGAATTTACAGAGGAAAGGTTATTGATGGGAGAAAAGTGTCATTGCACCGTTTTCCTCAGAACAAACGTTTAAAACGTGTGTGGGTGCAGCGATGTAAAACGGTCATGAGATCGTTCCAGTGGAATGAACACAGACGATTGTGTTGTGAGCATTTTGTTGGCTTCAGAGGACCTTCATTCCAGCATACACTTCCATCTATGTTTCCAACTGAGACTGGTGCTACCAAAACCTTCCAGCCAacg CTCCTTGATGAAGAcgtaggtgatgatgatgatggtgatatgGTCAATGACGATTTAGACCTAGAACTGTCAAATGATGATAGCATACAGCCACAACTGTCATTTGTATCCCCTTCCGGACATGCCATTGATACCTCTGTCCACCTGCATGATTACTGCATGGGACCAGTACTACAGCCACAGAATCAGTCCTTTag atGTTGTGACACACAGACTGAGAACAACTGTGCAGTGATGGAAGTACAAACTGAAGAAAGTTTCCTGGGAAAAACAGCAGACTTCAGTTCACAAACAGAACATTCTACTAGAGACTTTGGTGTACAATGTCAGCTACCTATGCTCACATATGATGACGTAAAATACAATGACGATTTGGTCAGTTTTTACACCGGAATCCCTAATCGAGTTGTGTTTGAAGCtttgtttgatgaaatcaaGGATGAAGCTGAAGTGCGGACATCAAGGCGGAAACTTAACTATAAAGATTCAGATGGAGGACGGCCAAGAACTCTAAGTGTTCTGGATGAATTTTTCATGGTGCTGATGCGCCTACGTCTAGGTCTGTTATTTGAAGATCTAGGTACTAGGTTTTGCATATCCACTTCACAATGTAGTGACATTGTTGAAAGATGGATcaactatttacatgtacaattatcctTTCTTGTTCAATGGCCATCTCGTGAGGTAGTgaaaaataacatgcctgaacaatttaaagagaaatattctAACACTAGAATTATTATCGACTGCACTGAAATTTACAGTGAAACATCCAGTTctctttctttgaaaagtttaatgtaCAGTGATTACAAGTCTCACATGACTCATAAGATTTTGGTGGGTATAAGCCCAAATGGTGTTGTAACTTTTGTTTCTGACTGTTGGGTGGGCTGTACCAGTGACAAGAAACTCACAGAAAAATGTGGACTCTTGGACTTGCTTGAAGAAGGAGACGCCATAATGGTTGATAAGGGTTTCACTATTACAGACCTTACTACTCCAAGAGGCATTCATCTCATTATTCCACCATTTAAacagaaaggaaaacaattctCTAAACGTGAGGTTCTCCTTACAAAAGATATTGCAAGTTTACGAATACATGTTGAAAGGCAAATGGAGAGAATCAAGAACTTTCGAATATTGCATGGCAATATTCCTATAACACAGTCAAGGAGAATTTCtaaagtgttcaaaatatgcacatatttgacaAATCTATGGCCACCACTTGTTCAATAA